The Novipirellula caenicola genome segment GTGTTTGAAAGCTCGAACGCGAAACGCAACTGCTTACTACCGAAGAAAATAGTCACTATGGCCCGCTTTCCGCCAGTGGTTACGGGAATTTCAGCCGTTTTTGCTGGCACTTCATCGCAAATCAATGACCCGAATACCGAGCCTTCGCTGACGGCACAATGCAAAAAGGATGCCTGGATCCATCAAATTCGGCCCCTAACGCGGAAAAAGGATCTCTCCTTGACCGCCGACCGCGAAATCGCCACGTATTGACACGAATCCGTCCTCGGCAATCCGGTTCAACAGGCCAATAACGTTTTTGCAAGCAAACTGAGGCGGTGCGGCGGCACTCGTCCAGGCCTTGGTTTGGCGTTCCAATAAGGGGCCGATGACCGAAAATGCCTCAATCGGGTCGCTGAAACGCGTCCGGCTCAGGACGGGAGGCTGATTGACGATCAGCGTGCCTCGCCGCATCGCGTAGCCCGCGCTTTTGCCAATCGTGGCAGCCACCACGATCGTGCCGGCGATTTGATGGCTGCCGAGAAAGTCTTTCACAGCAGCTTCGATGAAGATTTCGCCACGTCGCATCCGGTGGCCGACATGATTACCGGCCGAACCGCCAACCACGATTCGGCCTCCGCTCATACCGCTGCGAAAGCCAGCCACCGGTGCCCCAAGAAAGTCGCCTGCATCACCGGCAATCCAGATTTCGCCACCGGACATCATCGTCCCGGCGTAGTTGCCCACGTTGCCTTGGATCGTCATTCGTCCGCTGCGATGCTGCATTCCCAAACGGTGAAATCGACTCAGGTCGCCAACCAACTGCAATTCATTTTCAGCTGGCATTTTCGAAACGGAAAACAGTTCGCCGACCGCACATACGTCGTCACCACATTGCAGGTGCAATCGTTTGACCTGATCGGCATCACTGATTTGAGCGAGGGCCAATAGCGAGATTGCCGACGCGTCGATGTCGTGCTCGGGTTGCCGTTGCAATTCTAAAAGCCAGCTGTTCATTTTAGAATCTCTGCAAGGTGGAAATGGTGTCGTCCGAGTTTTCCACCGTAGTTTCCTGCGGTGATTCGAAGCAGTCCTCCGTCGGTTTGCGAGTCGACGGCGGCGTGGATTCCCATCCGCATCGCATGGGCAATGGCTTGGTCCGATAGCCCATCGATGACTACTTCCATCACCACCGATTCGTCACGCATCAATTGCGTGGATGGATCCACGGTGCGAAGCGTGGGGCAGAAGGCATTGTTGGTCGAAGCAAACAGGGTGGCATATTTCGAACCCACCTTGGATCCGCTGCGTGTTACGCCTCCTGGAAACGGAGTGATGACACCTTCAATCGGTCGCATCGACTGGACCGCAGCGCGGCATGCGGTGGTGACCGCGTTAACGTCATTGCCGATCAAGATCAGATTTCCGCCGCCAATGCCATCGACACGCGCCACGTCGTGGTCACAGACAAATTCGCCGTCCATCACGGGGATCCGCCAATAACGCCGCGATCCGATCATCTTACTGATTTGGTGGCCGTCTCCGAAGTAACGCAGCGTCTTTCCGATCGGGACCCGTTTGTCGGACTTCGGTTCGGTTTCCTCGATTCCAGCGTACAACGCGGTTGTCGGACAGGTCAAAACGCATTGGCCGGCACGCATCGCTATCTGCCGGTCCATCTCCTTGCCGGATACGGCAAAGGCAAGGATCGCAACCCCCGGGCGTCCATCGGGGGTTTCTGTTTCGGCGAGTTCACGTTCGACGGCAATTTCAATCCCACAAGCGATCACACTTGTGCCAAAGCCAGTCATCGCAGCGGCGGCATCGGTTGCCCATTGGCGATCGTTCGCGGTGACAATCAATCGCGTTGCCTTCATGTCAAACGCTTCGGCGAATGTCGCGTCGATGCGAACATTGTTGATATGAAAGAATTCGTCCATGTCGTTTAAATCGTTGCTCGCACGGCGGTATGTTTGTTTGGCGTCGTGCCGAGCGTGGTTTGCATTTCGTCGTCACTGATCCTCAGCCGACTCATCGCCATCGTCGCCTGTTCGGCATACCGCTGAGCGAGCATCGGGATGGTTTGGGGATCAAAGGGAACGTCCACGGTGTGGGTGACGCTAGCGAGGGTCGCCGCATCGATTGAACCTTCGCCGCGAACGATGTTGCCACGGCGGATCACATAAGCGGGCTTGGCAAACATTTGTTCGAAGTTTTCTCGCTTGCGATAGATCACCACATCGGCCTGGGATCCCGCGGCAAGGTTGCCGACGCCGTTGAGACCGAGGATGGCTGCGGGAGCCGAACGCGTCATCGTGGCGATCTCGTTGAAACTGTACTCACGCGACATTCCTGCCAATTGGCTCGACGCAGACGCATTGGCGTCGATTTCGGCGAGCGCGGTTTCGCGGTACGAGCGGTCGCACAGCAGCCGGATCAAGTGAGGGTACGTCGTAAACGGACCGCCGTTGGGATGATCGGTCGTCAAGAAGACTCGCGAAGGGTCGTCGATCATCAAAAACAATTCCAATCCAATCGCCCACTGCAAACTATGGACATATTGTTTACGTCGATAGCGGAAGGGAACCACGCCACAACCGGCTTCGCACTCGACGTCCACCAACACGGATTTTCGCGGTTTGGCATAGGCAGAATTGTCGTACTGATGCATCGAATCGGCACTGATTGTAACGGTTTGGCCAAACATGACCTGTCCCACGTCGATGGTGACGTTGGGATGGGTTTGTAGGGCACGCGCCAATTGTTCGGCTGCCGAGGACATTTTGAATGCACCGGAATTGCCATAGCTATGAAACTGGGCATGGGTCAGATGAATCGGCAAACCGTCAGCGGCTTCGATCGTCGCCAGCGTCGACGCGATGTTGCCAGGAACGCCAAGATTGCTGCAGTGAACATGCAGCGGGTGAGCCAGGCCGATCTCGTGAACTGCACGGCACAATCGGCGAATGATCGTCGACGGAGTGACGCCGTAACGAGGATGCGGCGTGTTGACGTCGAATTGGCGTGTATTGAACTTGAACGCGCTGATGCCGCCGGGGTTAACCACCTTTACCGCGATGCACTGGGTGGCAGTGACCATCCAAGCGACGTAATCGTTGATGATGGCTTGCGGTGCTTCTTCGGCGAGCAATTTCAGTAGCACGTAATCGTTGCCGAGCAAGCAATAGCCGCCGGTGTCGATTCCGACCGCATCGGCCATTTCCGCATGGGCTGAGCGGGCATTGCAGGGAATCACGGCGGGTTCGAAACAGGTGGTATAGCCCATGTCGAGATAGCGATTGCCGACGACGTTGGCGGCTGGCAAGAACTCGCTCGTTCGTGGGCAATCACGAGGAAATTGATCCTGCAGCAGCAATCTTGCCAGCGTTAGTTTTCCACCACCGATATGGGTATGCAAATCGATTGCTCCCGCCATCACGATGCAATCGGTTGCGTCAATCGTATGGTCGGCGACCGAGTCGGGGGACGGATTGGTGATCGCTTGGTCGCGAATCCATACATCCTGAACTTCGTCGATTCCCGATGCTGGGTCAATGACGTGGCCTCCGCTGACACGCATCAACATGGACAAGCTTTCAGAATCAAGGACAGGCGGAGCATCGAGTTTTTTAGTACGAGAATCAATACGCGGTGGGGTTACTCGGTCACTTCGGTTTGCGGGTCGGTTTTGGTGGCGTCCTCGTCGGTCGCGCGGTTCCTGCGTGATGGACGGCGAGTGCGTGAATTCTCTTTCGCCAACGGTTCACCATAAACGCGATCCGTCGTGATCGTGATGGTTTCTGCCTTGACTTTGGTTTCGTCCGAGGGTTGGTAGAAACCGCTGACCGACACCGGGTCGCCGGGCTGAGCCAAAGAGAGATTGTTTAGCCGCAATTCGAATTGAGCCTCTTCGGCCAATTGGCAGCGGACCGAAATCTTACCCGCTTGCGTCATCAAAATGCCATTGGGGGTGATTCCCATCGGGATGCCGACCACCTCGTATTTTTGCGGCTCCACTCGCTGTTGAGGATTGGCGTGAGGGTCGCCGTAGACACCCGGTGTAAATTTGTCTCGCTGGTGGCCTTTGAGTTGTTGAGGCGGAACGGGCTGAAAGATTTCGACTTTTTCGATCTTCGATAGCGGGTTGCCCGCTCCGTCGAAGACGCCGGAAAATCGAATCAACATTCCGCGGCCTAGGAAGGCTGGTTTGGCTTCGGCGACGAAGGCTAGATTGGGTAATTCATCTGGCGGTTGGACAAACATCTCGGTGCCATCGTCGCGGGTGACCACCAACACGCCGGGCTGAGCGGTTTTCAGCGTCCCCGTAAACTGCGTGACCAGATTGGCATTACCTTGGGCGAACGCGGTCGAGGGGATCAGCAGCAACCACGCCAACATGCAGCCAATTCGAGCTAGGGTTTGTAAGGAATTGATTCTCGAGCGACGCGACCAACGGCTCGATGCAGCATCCACGGCAGGGCATGGCTGGGTGTCGGTAAACCGAAACAAACATAAATTCTTCATCGATTTGAAAACTCCCAAAAATCATAAAGCTGCGGTGTTGGCCGGACCATCCCCGCTGGACTTCTCGCATTGTACGGTTAGCTTGGAGACTTGTGTTGATCACTTTCTGATTCAAATTTCCCCGAGCCCCCACGCGCAGATGTCGCCTCCTTCGCCCGCCGCACGACCCCGAGTGACCACCCGAACGCTTCAGCGAATGCGTGACGACGGCAAGACGATCTCGATGTTGACCGCGTACGATTTCCCAACCGCCGCGATTTTAGACCAAGCGGGAATCGACATTTTACTGGTCGGCGATTCGCTTGCGATGGTGGTGCAAGGCCACGAGACGACGTTGCCGGTGACCATGGATCAAATGCTGTACCACGCCGAAATGGTGGGAAGGGCGGCCGAGCGAGCGTTGGTCGTCGTCGATCTGCCATTTCCCGAAGGCCAGCGTGAAATTTCCCGCAGCGTTGATTGCGGAGCCCGGGTGTTGAAAGAGACCAAGTGTCACGCCGTCAAACTCGAAGGGGGCGCCGAACAGGCCGAACGAATCGAGACGTTGGTGACGGCCGGAATTCCGGTCATGGCACACGTTGGGCTGCGGCCTCAGAACATCCACGTCGACGGAGGATACCGTGTGCACCGCGAGATCGATTCGTTGGTGACCGATGCGTTGGCAGCAGAAAAAGCAGGTGCCTTCGCCGTGCTGGTCGAATGTGTCACCGTCGATGCCGGCAAAGCGATCACCGAGGCGGTGGCGGTGCCGACGATCGGCATCGGTGCGGGGCCGCACACAACCGGACAAGTGCTGGTTACCAACGATTTGATCGGTTTGACTCAGGGGTACACGCCCAAGTTTGTGCGGAAAATCGCCGACGCATCTTCGCTGATTCGCGACGCCGCGACGACCTATCGCGACGCCGTCGCCGATCGTTCGTTCCCTGGTGCGAGCGAATCCTTTTGATCTGCAGGTTGACGCGGATGTAGCGATTGCAACGAGGATGCTTGCATCAACACGTCCGTCAACTGCCCCCCGCTTGCGAATGGGTTAAGCGTTGTCGGAGGAATAGCCGAAGTCGGTTTTGATATCATTTTTTTAACTGACTGTTCAAAACCCACACGCTTCAATGATGGAGCGTGATCGCTGCAAGGCTTGTCATCATGGATGGAATCACAGGCAACCGGCTCAATTTAGCCGCGTCGATTGCAACGTTGTTTCGATCGGCGTCGATGATGCTGGCGTTGGCCGGTTCGTTGCTGCCGTCGCTTGCCGTTGGTGGCAGTAGCATGTTGGAATTCGATGCACCGGCTGCGGACCGTCCGCTGAACAATTTTGATAAGCTCGATTTGCCAGGTCCGCATCGATTCGAACCGTTGTTTGGCGTCGACATCGGTGCTTTGGCGTTAAAGCGTTCGGGGCCGGATGCGTTCCCACTGCTGTACACGGATTCTCTCGAATTGGTAGAGACGAGTGACGCGATCGATCCCGAAATGAAGCTGGGGGCTCGTATTTCGGTAACGCTGTTTAATTTGACGCGTTATGCCCCCGGATTCGACTGTGACTTTGTATTTTTGTCGGTCGACGACATGGTGGCCGAGACGCAGTTCGACGCCGGCAACTACACCACGACCAATCTGAATCCGCTGTTTTATGGCGGTTTGCCGTCAGCCCCGGATCCAAGCTATACGATGTTTCTGGACTCGGATCTCGATTCGGCAGAATGGATGATCGGTTACCGGCCGATACAGCGGATTCGATTGACCGCGGGGCTTCGTTGGTTTCGCTTGGACGAGACGTTTGACGTGATTGATACCGCGTCGCTGGCAACGACGACGCGATCAGGGTTCTTTTCAACCGCTTCGAACGAGGCGTTCGGAGTTCAAGTTGGTGGCGAAGCAACGTTGTGGACCAATGGCCGATCGCGGATCTACGCTCGTGGCAAATTCGCGGCACTCAACAACGAAGTTCACGGCTCCGCCGTGGCTCTGAATACGTCGTTCAACTACGAAGGCGACAAAGATACATCGTTGGTTGATGTTGAAGTGGGTGGGTCGATGTGGTTATGCAGTTGGGCTTCGCTGCAGTTGGCCTACCAAGGACTTTGGCTCGAAGATGCGGTCGGAGCGTTGGAACAATCCTCGAGCCAATCGTTCTTCGATGCCTCGAGCCAGACACCGGCGTACCACGACTTGAATTGGAACGGGCTGAATTTTGGATTCAGCATGATTTGGTAGTCAATCAGTCGCCAACGCCGAGGTCATCGTCAAAGGCTTCGAGGATCAGTTTCAGCTCGGCCTCTTCATGCTGAGCAAACGAACGCAAGAAGGTGTCGTAGCGAACCAGCACGCGGGCGATCTTTTCTTCTTGATCCGAGGACACTTCGCTGGCGGATTCCGTCAAGTGGCGAATCGCCTCGAATAAAGTGGTGTGCTGCGAACGCAGCGATTCCGCATTCGTGCTTAATTCCGGCGAGGTGTCAATCGCTTCGTCAAAATAGCCAAACGCTTCTTCAAGCGAAAAGTGAAGCGCAAGCTGATCGCGGAGTTCGGAAAATAGTTCGATCAGTTCCGCCCAGTGGTTGGTCGCTATTTTTGGATGCGACACCATCGGGCCAATCTTATCGACCAACACTTTTAAGTGATGGTTGTCGTCCTTGATGTCTTTTAAGAACGCTGCGTTGACGGCTAATCGCCGAGTCGAAGTTGCATTATCGGTCATGTCGACTACTCGCGTTTGTGTTTCAAAGAGAAGCTCATTCTAACACAGGGCGGATCAAGCCGGGGAGGGCGATCCGGGGGATCGGCGAACTAAGCTAATTTTACGCGATTTCAATCGTTAGCGGTACAACTTTGTCGATCGAGGTTGACTTTACTTGCAACATCAACAGCCGATCAAAGCCGAGTGCCACTCCCGTGCTGGCGGGGAGCCCCCGCCGCATCGCGTCAAGCAACGAGTTGTCGATTGGCAGCGAGGTTTCGCCGCAAGCGATCCGGCGTTGATTGTTGATCTGCGTCCGCCGGACCAATTCGTCAGCGTCAAGTAATTCATCATAACCATTTGCAAGTTCGATGCCTTTGAAAAACATTTCAAAGCGAGCTGCACAATCTTCATCGTCAGTGGCTTGACGTGCCAATGCCGCTTGGGTGAGGGGGTAGTTGCGGACGATCACCGGGACGTCGCTGCCAAGATTGGGCTGCACGTGATGAGTGAACAGCACGTCCAGCATTGCATCACGGTCGCTGGCAATGTCTTTAGCAAGCATTGCATCAATGGCTGCGGTTTCCGATTGTAACCGCGTCAGCGGTGCCGAGATCGGATCGATTCCGAGGGCTTCCAAAAATGTGTCGCGATAGGTGGTCACGTCAAAGCGAGCGGTTTCTAATACCTCGCATGCCAATGTTCCGGTGGTGTTGATCCCCGAGTCGATATCGGCTCCGACGTCGTACCATTCCAGCATGGTGAATTCGACGTTGTGCGTGGGGCCTCGCTCGCCTGCTCGAAACACCGGGCCGATGCTGTAAATCGACGGCGCT includes the following:
- the fhcD gene encoding formylmethanofuran--tetrahydromethanopterin N-formyltransferase, translated to MDEFFHINNVRIDATFAEAFDMKATRLIVTANDRQWATDAAAAMTGFGTSVIACGIEIAVERELAETETPDGRPGVAILAFAVSGKEMDRQIAMRAGQCVLTCPTTALYAGIEETEPKSDKRVPIGKTLRYFGDGHQISKMIGSRRYWRIPVMDGEFVCDHDVARVDGIGGGNLILIGNDVNAVTTACRAAVQSMRPIEGVITPFPGGVTRSGSKVGSKYATLFASTNNAFCPTLRTVDPSTQLMRDESVVMEVVIDGLSDQAIAHAMRMGIHAAVDSQTDGGLLRITAGNYGGKLGRHHFHLAEILK
- a CDS encoding formylmethanofuran dehydrogenase subunit A, which encodes MLMRVSGGHVIDPASGIDEVQDVWIRDQAITNPSPDSVADHTIDATDCIVMAGAIDLHTHIGGGKLTLARLLLQDQFPRDCPRTSEFLPAANVVGNRYLDMGYTTCFEPAVIPCNARSAHAEMADAVGIDTGGYCLLGNDYVLLKLLAEEAPQAIINDYVAWMVTATQCIAVKVVNPGGISAFKFNTRQFDVNTPHPRYGVTPSTIIRRLCRAVHEIGLAHPLHVHCSNLGVPGNIASTLATIEAADGLPIHLTHAQFHSYGNSGAFKMSSAAEQLARALQTHPNVTIDVGQVMFGQTVTISADSMHQYDNSAYAKPRKSVLVDVECEAGCGVVPFRYRRKQYVHSLQWAIGLELFLMIDDPSRVFLTTDHPNGGPFTTYPHLIRLLCDRSYRETALAEIDANASASSQLAGMSREYSFNEIATMTRSAPAAILGLNGVGNLAAGSQADVVIYRKRENFEQMFAKPAYVIRRGNIVRGEGSIDAATLASVTHTVDVPFDPQTIPMLAQRYAEQATMAMSRLRISDDEMQTTLGTTPNKHTAVRATI
- the panB gene encoding 3-methyl-2-oxobutanoate hydroxymethyltransferase, which translates into the protein MTTRTLQRMRDDGKTISMLTAYDFPTAAILDQAGIDILLVGDSLAMVVQGHETTLPVTMDQMLYHAEMVGRAAERALVVVDLPFPEGQREISRSVDCGARVLKETKCHAVKLEGGAEQAERIETLVTAGIPVMAHVGLRPQNIHVDGGYRVHREIDSLVTDALAAEKAGAFAVLVECVTVDAGKAITEAVAVPTIGIGAGPHTTGQVLVTNDLIGLTQGYTPKFVRKIADASSLIRDAATTYRDAVADRSFPGASESF
- a CDS encoding hemerythrin domain-containing protein, whose amino-acid sequence is MTDNATSTRRLAVNAAFLKDIKDDNHHLKVLVDKIGPMVSHPKIATNHWAELIELFSELRDQLALHFSLEEAFGYFDEAIDTSPELSTNAESLRSQHTTLFEAIRHLTESASEVSSDQEEKIARVLVRYDTFLRSFAQHEEAELKLILEAFDDDLGVGD
- the epmA gene encoding EF-P lysine aminoacylase EpmA — translated: MSPPSRCNIDHLRARAGLLRQVRSFFDERDFFEVQPPCLSRDCIVDPYINPLTIATKQLALAEPDLPECYYLQTSPELAMKRMLAAGAPSIYSIGPVFRAGERGPTHNVEFTMLEWYDVGADIDSGINTTGTLACEVLETARFDVTTYRDTFLEALGIDPISAPLTRLQSETAAIDAMLAKDIASDRDAMLDVLFTHHVQPNLGSDVPVIVRNYPLTQAALARQATDDEDCAARFEMFFKGIELANGYDELLDADELVRRTQINNQRRIACGETSLPIDNSLLDAMRRGLPASTGVALGFDRLLMLQVKSTSIDKVVPLTIEIA